The Lolium rigidum isolate FL_2022 chromosome 2, APGP_CSIRO_Lrig_0.1, whole genome shotgun sequence genomic interval actagtagaaaaagggccttcagtcccggttgttaaggacctttagtcccggttttgcaaccgggacTAGTCATTCGGGATTAAAGGCCctcccctttagtctcggtttaatacaaaccaggactaaaggccCCACCACGTGGTCGACTGGCGCGCGCCGAGGCGAACAAcctatttcgttaatttttttatccatttgtttctctaattatttttcactattttttttacagaatttttagtatttcagttatttgaccAGTtttgtctctaactacacttaatctctagtcaaattacttaatcGTAGTTAAACTTTCCGCTCGGTCACTCATCCTCTCattactccagcactagcacacttaacttccaagttccttcccgtcccgcttccaagtgtttcgcgcgcatgttattgatactagtatcatatcaatcctattaacatattggtcgatatcacacttctttattatttaaattccaaataattattttaatgcaCAAAagcaatgatgtaataataatcttgaataaataaaaattaattttttaattcttattatttttaattatttttaatttttctagttTTTAATaaatttttgccaaacctaaaacctgaaaatttgaaaaatctaaaaattgggtaacctCCTTTACggttaagtaataataatctttatgATGAAATGCATTTATTTGTTTAAATATTAAAATATAAAGAAAATCTTGAATTTCTGGGAAAAACAAAAATCTTTCTGCTTttatatttccatttggaattttgagaatctaaaaattggccaaGCGGGTAAACCCGTTTTACCtttttccagaaaagctgttttaCCTTTTTCCAAACTTTTTCTGCCAAAAAATtataaattcaaatttgttaattttccctaatagtaggttgcataacatacaagaatctcaaaatattttattttttaatttttctatcattttcttttgtactttacaaagctaaaaaagcCGATCCACatagggaggggggggggggggtgaaggtGTGCGGGGAGCTAAAAGAACGtaaaaaaacctttagtcccggggaCCTTTACCATCCGGGACTAAAGCCTTTTGCCCTAGTGGTAGTCTGCCGTCacccctttagttccggttggtaaTACCTACGcagtttgaaccgggactaatgccCCCTATTAGTAaaaactgatgggattcgtagcatagaaaacaaaaaaaaatcctaccgcaagaacgaataacaagccaagatctaatctagtagatagtagcaacgagatgtatgtgagactaacccttgaagatcccaaagcctacgagattagatctcgtggttgatgtagtcgatcactctccgctttcaaaagcgcgtagaagatcttgatggtgccacagtcgggcagcacctccgtactcggtcacacgttcggtgttgatgacgatgtccttctccctgttccagcgggcagcggatatagtagatcctcctcggaatcccgccagcacgacggcgtggtgacggtggtggtggagatctccggcagggcttcgccgtaagcgctgcgggagaagaaggaggagggagtagctagggtttgggagagggggtgctcTTGGGCGCCGGTCTTGgtgccccttgggtggtgcggccaagtagtgttagccagccctctccctctccctctctttatataggtggaacccccaagggtttgcccaaaattcgaataagagtccaactcaaaaccttccatatgggtgaaacctaggggaagtgggattgctccctttccttcccctatgaccggccatggaggtggagtccaccatggactccaccttcccctttggctggccagctagggttggtggagtccatccgagactccaccttccatggtgatttcttccggaaggttctagaacattctagcgccttccataattgcaccggatcatttccaaacttggaaagtgacttcctatatatgaatcttattctccggaccatttcggaactcctcgtgatgtcatggatcccatccgagactccaaacaacattcgaactccattccatattccatatctacttataacgacatcaaaccttaagtgtgtcaccctacggttcgagaactatgcggacatgatcgagactcttctccgatcaataactaatagcggtacctggagatccataatagctcccacatattcaatgatgacttcgtgatcgaaagaaccattcacatacgatactgattctctttgtcacgcgatactttacttatctgaggttcgatcatcggtatctccatacctagttcaacctcgttaccgacaagtactctttaatcgtaccgtggtatgttatctcttgtgacctagtcacatgcttgcaagataattagatgacattccaccgagagggcccaaagtatatctatccatcatcgggatggacaaatcccactcttgatccatatgcctcaactcacactttccgaatacttaatcctatctttataaccacccatttacgcaatggcgtttgatgtaatcaaagcatccttccggtgtaagtgctttacatgatctcatggtcgaaggactaggtaactatgtatcgaaagcttatagcaagttgaacttaacgacttgatctcatgctatgcttactatgggtgtgtccatcacatcattcacctaatgatatgatcttgttattaataacatccgatgttcatgatcaggaaaccatgattatctattaatcaacaagctagttaaatgagaggcttactagggactatgGTTGTTTactcaacacacatgtattaatgttttcggttaatacaattatagcatggagtgtaaacatttatcatgaacactaatatataataataactattttattattgcctctcgggcatatctccaacaaaaactTAGGTGAATGAGAACCTTTTGCTATTGTCTTCTCAtgcgataaatttagatcttacatTAGTGATTCTTAGGTAAAAGTCCATACGGATTACTATGGCTTGAAATAAAACTTAGTTAGAACTAATGTCAAGCCacaaatgatccattggatccttTTGCTCCAAGAATTTGAGTTGCATATCGTACAGAGAAAAGTGGAGCAATCCCTTCCACCAGACCAAGAAATCGTCGCAGCAGTACATATACCCTCAGGAGCTACTGAAGAGAAAGATGAAAATGGGTGTCGTGAAGGCATCCGCGACATCTTAATAAAAATCATGTGTATGCCGAGGAAGAAGTTACCACGTCGACTTGAAGGGATAGTGCCTTCCCTATACAACCTTCCTGGAAACCATGTGTAAGTACTAGGTATGTTCTCTCACTATTTTACTTAGTTATAAATATTTCTTTTCGTTATTTTATCATTGTTTCTGTTACCCTCACATTTTTCTGAGTCATTTGACACTTTTCTAGAGTCGATACGGTCAAGCATACGGGCATCCCCTGACCGTATGGGTGCCTGTTATCTTCTCTAGTTCCTTTTAGATTTTCCTCGCCAGGTGATACGAGTAGGCATGCGGGTAAGCTATAAATGTATCGCCTCTCGTTGAACCCTCTGACTCCGAACACATTTTCTCTTCAAGTGGTAAGGGCATGCATACGGGCAGCCTTGCATTTGCATCCTCTCATTAAACTCTTAGACATTACTTCGCGTTTTCATATGATTGTTATAAAAGAAGTATTGGAAGTCGGTAAACTCAAGATACGGACAGGCCATACGGGAAAAACCCGCCCGTATGACCTGTTAGGAAAGTTTTACCGACCTTTTTTAGTTTTAGAAATTTCCACCATGGTCACCGATATGGGCAGCCGCCCGTATCGATGGTCGTTTAGGTGCTCGATTTTCCGATTTTCCTTTTGGACTCTTTTCTAACCAACCTAAAGGCCAATATTACGAGATTTTATAGCCTCTAGCGAGGCTCATAAATATCTCTCCATTGTTATCTTCCTCTGATAGCTCTACATATCCAATCTACAACATGAAGTACCCTGCTCTAGGCAAGGGAAAAGATCTAACCTTCATGCCACCATATGATAAAGAAGACAACCACACAGTGGAGTTGGGAACACAAGGCATTATAATTTTTTTGTTGGTTGTTTGAAGAGGAAAAGGAAAGAAGTTCTTcgccaattccccgagagttcgatataaatccTCGGGCCACCCTTGTGCAGAAAAgacgcttgctacaacactctgtACTTGGAGTCCCAGCGAGCTGGTTCACATAGAGTTGTTGCGATCAACAATTTTGCGGAGATGGTGGGTAGCTTCGTCCCATCGATGTAGATGGACTACGACCCTTCTTTGTGGAGATCGCAGCTGTGGGGGCTCGGGTTGACCAGAGGCAACGGTGATAGTCTCAGTGGGGGAGGAAGGCGACGAGTTCACCGAGGATATGACAACGAGTTCTCCGTAGCATCGACGGTCACCAATGCATCGTGGAGTCGTGGGTCAATGGGTTGATGGGAAAGAGAGTGGAACTTTTGAGATATTTTTAATTGGGTTGTCAAGTGGGTGCTAGGCCATAAGAACAAATTGGCCCTGGCAATTGGGCTCTACCATGGGCGAACCCAAGTAGAGGTGATTGGGGGCCCCCACTCAAAATTCAGAACTTATATAGTATTTGTTTATATTTGAAACAAAAACCTTTACATTATCTAAAAGTTTATGCAAAAAATGCCCCCCGCTGATAAGTTCCACTAAGTATGCCCTTGGGTCCCACTAGTCAAAAATGATGTCAATCTGTGATCAACCGAACCAGGGTCATTATAGTCCACTAACTCAAAGCTTGCGGGAAATGGTGAAAATGGAGTAGTAACTTCTCAATAGTCAAGGCGGAGGGAAGATTTTGTGATTTCTTGGGAGGGGAGCCTTAAGTTAACAAAGGTATCCCTCGGGAAACTTCGAAAAGTCGTCGGATGTACTTCAGAACTCCACGGACCTAACAACGAGGAGTGAATCAATAAGGTTCCAGGGTCCAGTACTCTAATTGATCAATTTCAACATAatatactatatataaaagcAAGCTGATCACTTTTGCTTCACTCTCATTCACTTGGTTACTGTTCATGCATATGAAAAGTACCATATGAAAATTGCTACATGAACACTACTTGGAAAAAACAGCACCATCTCTCAACTTTTTAATCCTAGCAAAATACTACTACCTTCTTCTGTGTTATCTttgaaaatatatatatatatatatatatatatatatatatatatatatatgtccccTATACTACTGCTATATCTTATCTGGAGAAATACTACAACCCTTTTATATTGTATCTTTGGAAAAAAAATCCGCTCCACCTTCCGCCATCTCTTTTAGCTGGGAGAAATACTATCCACGAACAAAAACACTTCACCGTCCGCTGCCCCTTTTAGCTGGGAAAATATCATTGGTATCTCCTCTAAAAAATGAAGTTACTAAACCGTATTTATGTACTCATCAACAACCCCCAATGAACATTAACGTCCATTGTATCTTTGAATCGGGTAAAATACCATTGTCTTCTTCTTTAGCAACTCCGGAATCAAAAATATGTCACCGTACACCGTCTATTCTATCAAAAAAAATACTACCCCCTATTTTATCCGAAAAAATATTACTCCTATTTCATCCGGGGGAAATACTACTGATTTTTTCTGTAGCTATTCCGGAAAAAAATACTTTACCATCTGATTGTTTTATTCTGGAAAATACTACTGCTTTCTATCCCATCAGAAAAATATAGTTACTCTACCGTTCATCACCTATACTACAATGATAAGCTGTCGCCTCTTCTATCCAAAAATACTACTATCTTTTTTCTTAGTCACCATCATATATTTATAGTTACTTGATTTGTTACTTAGGAAAAATACTACTACACTGTTCATCATATCTTTCATGCGGAAAAAAATAATATTGCCTTTTTCTACCGTATCCTCAAAAAGATATAACTACTCTACCGTCTGTCATCTACAGTACTGAATTTTTGAACGGTATCTTCGGAAAAACATACCTACACAGAATGCTGCCTCTTTCAGCGGGGCAGGGGGGGCATATTACTACCTTATTATGTAGCAATTCCAAAAACAACCCTTGAGAATACTATACCTTCTCTACGTTATCTTCGGAAATAACTTTCTCCGTCGTTTCTGGCCTCATTTAAAGGGCACGCGTTTTGTCTTCTCTTCGGGCACAACAACCACAACGTAGTGCTACTGTCATACTGCTTTCTTTTCCCATCGCCTCAGGATCACCTACTTATTTTTCTCCACACTACCCTATTTTTTCACCGCCTCATGATCACCTTCGGGCGCGGAAAAAATTCAAACCTTGGCTCTACAATAGCTAGCACTTCTACACTATTTCAAAAATACTTCCACAACATCATTTCAAGAATACTTTAATACCCTGAATATTGTGATACTTCTACACTAGCTTATCCAACAATCTAATAGCCAGGGAAGCGGCGTGCCGCCGTGCATCCCTTCCTAGTACCTCCCAAAGGTCGACTCCAATTCGCCAtttcttcttggttcttcttaTTTGCGATGAGGTATGCGTTTCTTAGCGGATAATGTGTTGAGTTATGCCCAATAATAGGATGAACTTggatcttttcttccttttttgagGATAAAGCGCTTGCTGTGCAACTCGTGTTaagttttgtttgttgcaaaaacTACAAAAAATGGTGTATATTTTTGTTAAAAAATTAAAACGCTACCAAAATCGGAATTTATCTGGTTTTATGCTAACAAGTCGACTGTGTGAGACAGTCTCGCAACATTCCAGGGGACGATGCGTGCGGCGCCTCAAACTAACGACACTGCCATGCACGGCCGGGTTAGTGGTTACCCTGTTTGTTTAGCACTTCCATTGGCATCATCAGGCATTAGCAACTAATCCAGGAAAGGGACAAGCAGCTTAATTAAGCACGACCCAACTTTCGTGCAGACATCCGGCCATCAAGGTGACAGGAACACCATTACCAAAGTCATCTTGTATGCATGTGTTATTTTTCGATATGGGAATCTTGTATGCATGTGTACGGGCTAACGACAGTGACCCAAAGACATTCGCAAAGTAGAAGCagttttaaagttttttttttttgctttacacTCGTTTGGGTTGTAAAGAAACATATGTATATATAGCATCAGCTGCAATGTCAAGAGCTTCAGAAGACTCGGCCTATCCTAGTACAGCTCGATCATCCTCTTTCTACTGCCATCCATCTGAGCTGAAGAGTGTCTTAACTCTTAAGTGCTCTCTCACTCACATTTCTCTAACAGGATGAGAAGCTCTAGCTACATGTCATTTGGTGTTGCCGTGATAGTACTTTTGGTACTGTCGACGGCCATGGAGGCTGAAGCCATCCGACTGGACGCAGAGACCCGCGCATcagtcagcagcagcagcagcagcaggagcctaAACGTAAGTGGTTCATAATTTCTGACCACAAGCTTGTTACCTGAATGAATCTCCGAGCTCGTTTCTGCAGATGCTAACATGCTTGTGTTTCGTCAATGCAGAAACCAATCGAGAATGCTGTCAAGGGACCTGCTAGCTCGGCAAACGAGGCAAAGACGAGCGCCGTTGTTGCCGCGAAAGAAGTCAGGGCGGTGGCACACAAGCTGCCGGAGTTCCACGAGGACTACTACGGTCCGAGTGATCACAGCCCAAGACACCACTGAGGGACAAAAATTCTtgtctatttgtttttgtttgtgtttcatCTCTGGATGATCGATGTTTAGAACAGACTAGCTAGGCTAGATAGTTGTAGAATCCATGGAAGCTCAGGCAGTGAGCACATGGTGATAGCGTTGATGTACTAACTTCCTTATTTTGCAACACGATCAAGGTTCAGACTTCAAGCAGCAATCGGCGGCAgacgttattttcatacatgcatAACACACGTTGGATATATATTTTCAGAGATATATTACTCTACACCCTAACACACATTGTATATATCTTTTCACGACACAGAAGAGTAGTTGCAAGGCTCTCCTGACACAAGTCGAGAGTTTCAGCTGGCCAACACTATGTACACTGCCGGTGGTTCATCTGTGGCCGGCCGGTACGAACCACAACACTGGACGTGTTGCCGCATATGCTGCAGTGGTGTTTGCCAAGTACTGCTGTTACGTATACTTTATGTCCGGGCAGGACGGTGCACTAAAGAATTATAAACTCCACGTATGACAACTACTGTTCCCCGCATGTGCTTAATGATAACTAGAGATGATTGATTGAGCTTAGCCACCTTTTGGGAAGGCACGGATAAGTGGTGTAGCTAAAGAATGTGGTTACATGACGTTCTCAAGATAGGCAAGAAAAATGAACTTGTAGATAAAAGGCAGAAAAAGATGTTCGGGGTAAACGGGGGAAAAAGAGAGGAGCCGGTGCCACAATATTTTAGAAGGGGCTGGCCTGGAATGTTCATCTGTTGGTGAACAGATACTTCTATTGGTGAACATGTGAGtctgaaacattacctatgttggtaggtggtgatttcaatattattcggAAAAGGgaagaaaataataatgataattTTAATGCTAGATGGTCTTTTGCGtttaatgcaattattgaacATTTAGATTTAAGAGAAATTGCTCTTTCAAGGAGGCAATATACGTGGGCGAGTCGTAGAGACGAACCTACATATGAGAAGTTAGATAGAGTTCTAGTATCAATCTCTTGGGAACAGAAATTTCCTTTAGTGACTCTTCGTGCATTAACCAGGGCAGAGTCCGATCACACACCGATTCTCATTGACTCAGGGGTTAAAGCTCATGTGGGTAATATCTcaaaattctcttttgagctATATTGGTTGAAACATGAgggtttttttttgagatgatacAGAAGGAGTGGAATTCGGTGATAACTGGTTCTAATCCCATCGATGTTTGGTTAAATAAATTAAGACACATTAGAAAGTTTCTCAAAGGctgggcaaaaaatcaaagtggaAAATACAAAAAGGAGAAAGAGAGACTAATAGGTATTATAGATCATTTTGATATTAAATCGGAAATTAATCCTTTGAATCCGCAAGAGAGAGAGGAGCTTAGAAAAGCAAATGAAGGGCTGAGTAAGTTAAGACGGGAAGAAGAATCTAAGTGGGTTCAACGCGCAAAAGTTAAGCATATCCAAGAAGGGGGGAATAATACGAGGTATTTCCATTGGTGGCAAATGGTAAACACCGGAAAGAGAAAATCTTCCAGTTAGAGCAACAAGGAACAATTGTTGGAGAAGACAACCTTAAAGTGTATATCActgaattttataaaaaaaattatttgggCCACCGGAATCAACAAACATTTCGTTAATTGAAGGAGTGGTGCATGATATTCCACAGATTTTCAGCTAATGAAAATGATATTCTAACAAATCATTTTACTGAAGAGGAGGTGTTTGAGGCGATATcacaaatggaacataataaagcaccaggccctgatggttttccggcggagttttatcaaaaaaattgggaAATAATAAAGTTGGATCTAATGGTACTTTTTAATGAGTTGAGTACATGAGATTTGTCTCTTTTCCAAATTAATTTTAGGGTGATTACTTTACTACCCAAGAAAGAGGATGCGGtacagattcaacaatatagacctatttgcctactAAATGTGTGTTTCAAAATCTTTACTAAAGTAGGGACAAATAGAataacggggattgccccaaAGGTTATTAAACCAACACAAACTACTTTCATGCCGGGGagaaatattttagaaggggttGTCATTCTCCATGAGACGATTCATGAACTTCATACTAAAAAATAGGATGGGGTTTTAtttaagatagattttgagaaagcatatgatatagttaagtggtctttcctacaacaaaccttgagaatgaaaggttttgctaCGGAATGGTGTAGCTTAATTCATAAATTTGTACAAGGTGGGAGTGTGGGAGTAAAagtaaatgatgacattggtcattattttcaaacaaagaaaggtttgcggcaaggggaccctttgtccccaatgttatttaacattgttgtagatatgcttgccatcttgaTTGAACGTGCAAAAAATGATGATCAAATTGGGgcttattcctcatcttgttgaggggggtatctctatactacaatatgcCAATGATACAATCCTTTTTTTTAGAACATGACTTACTTAAAGCTGTAAACATGAAGTTAATCCTATGCATTTTTGAAGAACTGTCGGGAcataaaattaacttccataaaagtgagctCTTCTGTTTTGGAAAGTTGAAGGATGAAGAAGATCAATATAAACAGATCTTTGGGTGCGACGCTGGATCTTTCCCCTTTAGATATTTAGGTATCCCAATTCATTACAGAAAACTGagaaattctgattggtatccagtTGAAACACGGTTTGAAAGCAAACTGGGATGCTGGAAAGAAAAGCTATTATCTTATGGGGATAGATTGATACTTATTAATTCAGTTTTAACTAGTTTAACTATATTCATGTTATCCTTTCTAGaggtacctgttggggtaaggaaacgattggatttctatagatctaggtttttctggcaatctgatgaaaataagaaaaaatataggcttacaaaatggaatattatCTGTAGGCCTAAGGATCAAGGCGGTTTAGGTATTGAGGTACTCGAACTGAAAAAATAAATGCTTATTGAGTAAATGGTTGTTCAAGTTGCTTAATGAGGATGGGGTGTGACATGAATTGTTACATAATAAGTACTTAAGGCATAAGACATTATCGGCAATACAACCTAAGCCCACAGATTCTTCTTTCTGGAAGGGTTTAATGCGAGTAAAAGCAGAGTTTTTTAATAGAGGTTTCTTTCAAATTGGTAATGGAATAAATACtcgtttctgggaagatgcttggttagGGAAAACCCCGCTGGCAAATCAATATCCgtcattatataatattgtgagtcacaaaaatgtaacggtagctcatgtgttagctcaaacCCCACTGAATATTAGTTTCAGATGGGCACTGCTGGGAAACAGATGGACTTTATGGTTGCAGTTATGCCAAAAATTAATGTCGGTAAATTTAAATGATGAGCGGGACCGCTTTGTTTGGGGATTGACAACCAATGGTAAATTTACGGTAAAatctatgtatgaagatcttatgagCGATCATACCCCATATTTGAGAAAGTATTTGTGGAAGGTTAAAGTCCCCTTAAAAATTCGtattttcatgtggttccttagtaacaaGGTATTGTTAACTAAAGACAATTTAGCTAAGCGAAATTGGAACGGATGTATGAAGTGTGTTTTTTGTGGTGAACATGAAACTGTTGAACATCTATTCATTGAATGTCCTTTATCTAAACTTCtttggcgtacggttaatttcacttttgatcttccacctccaaccaatattacaaatatgtttagaaattggttaaatggagtagatagacaatctaaaacTTTCATCCGtgttggggtttctgctttatgttggtctatttggagggtaaGAAATAAtcttatctttaacaaaaaacaatcttttcactatttgcaggttattcacataATGGCTCACTGGGTTCAGCTATGGGCTCTCCTTTCGCCGGAGGGATTacgggatgccatggtttctggatgcacacggctcctgacggttgctcaggatatcttgtgccaggctagcTGACGTCATACTAGGAGGCTACAATGATGTGTAGTTTTACTATGTTTCTTTTGttccgctggttgatttttgtatcaactatAGGCGATGTTTGAGACACGTGAGATGTAAGACTTAATACTACTGTGTTTTTTAATAAAagaccgtgtgcatca includes:
- the LOC124691157 gene encoding uncharacterized protein LOC124691157; this encodes MRSSSYMSFGVAVIVLLVLSTAMEAEAIRLDAETRASVSSSSSSRSLNKPIENAVKGPASSANEAKTSAVVAAKEVRAVAHKLPEFHEDYYGPSDHSPRHH